From the genome of Patescibacteria group bacterium, one region includes:
- a CDS encoding polyribonucleotide nucleotidyltransferase, whose amino-acid sequence MKKKEYSIEVGGKTLTAEFNDLAEQANGSVMLRYGNTVILATACMSKNAKEGSDFFPLTVDFEERFYAGGKIAGSRFMRREGRPSEEAILSGRIVDRTIRPIFDQHIRHEVQVVITVLSVDQDDPDVLAVLGASLALGVSNIPWNGPVSSIRIGMEKGKNEFSVNPVYAIRDVENYDGDVVACGKDGNINMIEVGGKEIGEEILLSALKKASDEIEKLQKFQEKIIAEIGKPKKEISAPEIPKEITELFEAEITKKLPEFVMSGKPGNASIYELKSTWMTLLKEKLPEAKLSFGDFIFEEKVNELIHTEAVENNRRPDARGMDELRPLFAQAGGVSPILHGSGIFYRGGTHILSALTLGGPGDSLIIEGMNTQEKKRFMHHYNFPPFSSGETGRIGSTNRRMIGHGALAEKALLPILPSKETFPYTIRLVSEALASNGSTSMGSVCGSTLALMDGGVPITAAVAGIASGLMMKNAKQYKVLTDIQGPEDHHGDMDFKVAGTKKGVTAVQMDVKVGGIPLHILEEAFEKAKLARFQILETIETEIKIPRADISPNAPKILVLKIKPDQIGLVIGTGGKTINEIKENTGVDGIDIEDDGTVFITGKNGTAENAKKIIEDMTHEYKKGERFMGTVVKIAEFGAFVKIGGGAEGLVHVSEIATFRIDRVDSVLKEGDVVPVVVKEIDERDRIKLSIKDADPNFIKRKAA is encoded by the coding sequence ATGAAGAAAAAAGAATACTCGATTGAAGTTGGTGGAAAAACGTTAACTGCTGAATTTAACGACCTTGCCGAACAGGCAAATGGATCGGTGATGTTGCGCTACGGCAACACAGTTATTCTTGCGACTGCCTGTATGTCGAAGAATGCAAAAGAGGGAAGTGATTTTTTCCCACTGACGGTTGATTTTGAGGAACGATTTTACGCTGGAGGAAAAATTGCTGGAAGCCGATTTATGCGACGCGAAGGACGACCTTCAGAAGAAGCGATTCTTTCGGGAAGAATTGTCGACCGAACTATCCGACCAATTTTTGACCAACACATTCGACATGAAGTACAAGTGGTGATTACGGTGCTTTCAGTTGATCAAGATGATCCAGATGTTTTGGCGGTGCTCGGCGCGTCGCTTGCGTTAGGTGTTTCTAATATCCCTTGGAATGGACCAGTTTCGTCAATTCGTATCGGTATGGAAAAAGGCAAAAATGAATTCTCAGTCAATCCTGTCTATGCAATTCGCGACGTAGAAAATTACGATGGCGATGTTGTCGCCTGTGGTAAAGATGGCAACATCAACATGATTGAAGTTGGTGGCAAAGAAATCGGCGAGGAAATTTTGCTTTCCGCCCTCAAAAAAGCCTCTGATGAGATCGAAAAGCTCCAGAAATTCCAAGAAAAAATAATTGCCGAAATTGGCAAACCCAAAAAAGAAATCTCCGCTCCAGAAATACCAAAAGAAATAACCGAACTCTTTGAAGCTGAAATTACCAAAAAACTTCCCGAGTTTGTGATGAGTGGAAAACCCGGAAACGCCAGTATTTATGAATTGAAATCGACATGGATGACCCTGCTCAAAGAAAAATTACCTGAAGCTAAACTGAGTTTCGGTGATTTTATTTTCGAAGAAAAAGTAAATGAATTGATTCACACCGAGGCTGTTGAGAATAACCGCCGACCAGATGCGCGAGGTATGGACGAGTTGCGACCGCTCTTTGCTCAAGCTGGGGGCGTTTCACCCATTCTTCACGGCTCAGGTATCTTTTACCGCGGAGGAACACACATTTTGTCAGCACTGACGCTCGGCGGCCCGGGAGATTCTTTAATAATAGAAGGTATGAATACGCAGGAAAAAAAGCGTTTCATGCACCATTACAATTTTCCACCGTTTTCTTCTGGCGAAACGGGACGCATTGGTTCCACTAATAGACGAATGATTGGTCACGGTGCTCTTGCGGAAAAAGCCCTGCTTCCAATTTTGCCTTCGAAAGAAACTTTTCCCTACACTATTCGCCTCGTGTCTGAGGCGCTAGCTTCAAACGGCTCGACTTCGATGGGTAGTGTTTGCGGTTCAACCCTGGCACTCATGGACGGAGGCGTACCGATCACGGCAGCAGTGGCAGGAATTGCGTCGGGGTTAATGATGAAAAACGCGAAACAGTACAAAGTTCTCACTGACATCCAAGGACCAGAAGATCACCACGGCGATATGGATTTTAAAGTGGCAGGGACAAAGAAAGGTGTGACCGCGGTGCAAATGGATGTAAAAGTGGGAGGCATTCCACTGCACATTCTTGAAGAAGCGTTTGAAAAAGCTAAACTCGCTCGATTTCAAATTCTTGAAACCATTGAAACTGAAATAAAAATTCCACGAGCGGACATTTCTCCGAATGCGCCAAAAATTTTGGTTCTCAAAATTAAACCTGACCAAATCGGTTTGGTTATTGGAACTGGAGGCAAGACGATTAACGAAATCAAGGAAAACACGGGTGTTGATGGCATTGATATTGAAGACGATGGAACGGTCTTTATCACCGGCAAAAACGGCACGGCGGAAAATGCCAAGAAAATTATCGAGGACATGACCCACGAGTACAAAAAAGGTGAGCGTTTCATGGGTACGGTTGTTAAAATTGCCGAATTCGGGGCCTTTGTGAAAATCGGCGGCGGAGCTGAAGGCTTGGTTCATGTTTCAGAAATCGCCACGTTCCGCATCGATCGAGTTGATTCCGTTCTCAAAGAAGGAGATGTGGTTCCGGTGGTTGTTAAAGAAATTGATGAACGAGATCGCATTAAACTTTCGATTAAAGACGCGGATCCCAATTTCATCAAGCGCAAAGCTGCTTGA
- a CDS encoding HAMP domain-containing sensor histidine kinase codes for MSFKKTNMPTKNKKPRRLIWITSFLALATVMIAISASWLLYQHTVTLITENLRERLLTISITEAANIDAKDIEALRVEDDWQKPEWARVVSKMQKAKYSNESIVFMYIFRKTKDDPNKMEFVADADSLNPFANMSGDPSIYVDVNRDGKIEPDGPDKLQWPGQPYPEAADIPETEQAYGGPITVKDLYTDEYGTVLTGYAPIKDDNGNTVAILGTDIKADDFFAVTGQTLYPFLAFIAFLVSIILTLAVVLIYIWRKQELALEIVNDRLKELDQLKSEFVSLATHQIRGPLASIKGYASLMIEGDYGEVPAQLNEPIDVIFRSSQSLAIVVDDFLNVSRIEQGKMKYDFTTFDLCALVQEVYTEAKPNIEKKGLSISSKCSPDTVNINGDRGKLKQVVGNILDNSIKYTPKGSINLSLTADKASGKAILTIKDTGVGIRATTIPHLFQKFSRAEDASKVNILGTGLGLYVAREMIEAHGGRIWVESPGLGQGSTFFVEFRMV; via the coding sequence ATGTCTTTCAAGAAAACCAATATGCCGACTAAAAATAAAAAACCAAGGAGATTGATCTGGATCACAAGCTTCCTCGCCCTTGCGACTGTGATGATTGCGATTTCAGCATCGTGGCTTCTATATCAGCATACAGTAACTCTTATTACAGAAAATCTACGGGAACGTCTCTTAACGATATCTATTACAGAAGCTGCCAATATCGACGCAAAAGATATTGAAGCTCTTCGGGTAGAAGACGATTGGCAAAAACCAGAGTGGGCGCGTGTCGTTAGTAAAATGCAGAAGGCAAAATACAGCAACGAAAGTATTGTCTTCATGTACATATTTCGAAAAACAAAGGACGACCCAAACAAGATGGAGTTCGTTGCAGATGCTGATTCTCTCAATCCTTTTGCAAATATGAGTGGTGACCCCTCAATATATGTTGATGTAAATAGAGACGGAAAGATTGAACCAGATGGTCCAGATAAACTTCAGTGGCCAGGACAGCCCTATCCTGAAGCCGCGGACATTCCAGAAACTGAGCAAGCCTATGGTGGGCCAATTACGGTAAAAGATTTGTATACTGACGAATATGGAACTGTCCTCACTGGTTATGCTCCGATTAAGGATGATAACGGAAATACTGTTGCGATTCTCGGCACAGACATCAAGGCGGACGATTTTTTTGCTGTAACTGGGCAAACACTATATCCATTTTTGGCCTTTATTGCTTTTCTAGTTTCTATTATTCTAACTTTGGCAGTCGTCTTAATTTACATTTGGAGAAAGCAGGAGTTGGCATTGGAAATAGTAAACGACCGACTGAAAGAGTTGGATCAATTAAAATCAGAGTTTGTGTCTCTAGCAACACATCAAATAAGAGGTCCACTGGCTTCGATCAAGGGCTACGCCTCACTTATGATAGAGGGTGATTATGGTGAAGTTCCAGCGCAGCTCAATGAACCAATCGATGTTATTTTTCGCTCGAGTCAATCCTTGGCTATTGTTGTTGATGACTTTTTGAATGTATCGAGAATTGAACAAGGAAAAATGAAATATGATTTTACAACTTTTGACCTATGCGCCTTAGTCCAGGAGGTTTACACAGAAGCTAAACCCAATATTGAGAAAAAGGGCCTTTCAATTTCCAGCAAATGTTCACCAGATACAGTCAATATTAATGGTGACCGCGGTAAACTTAAACAAGTTGTTGGAAATATTTTAGATAACTCAATCAAGTACACCCCGAAAGGCAGTATAAATTTATCTCTCACAGCCGATAAAGCTTCTGGGAAGGCAATCCTCACAATTAAAGATACTGGTGTTGGTATTCGCGCTACGACTATTCCTCATTTGTTCCAAAAATTTAGCAGAGCGGAGGATGCTTCGAAGGTAAATATTCTTGGAACTGGACTCGGGCTTTATGTGGCACGCGAGATGATAGAAGCGCATGGTGGGCGGATCTGGGTAGAATCTCCAGGCCTTGGGCAAGGTTCGACGTTTTTTGTGGAGTTTAGAATGGTTTGA
- a CDS encoding TraR/DksA C4-type zinc finger protein: MENIDTKKYRELLTKELAVVEKELNTIGRKNPSNPADWEAMPDKMDTLASDSNDVADSIESYEENTGILKQLEIRFNEIKRALERIEAGTYGTCEVSGEPIEIKRLDANPAATTCLKHIK, encoded by the coding sequence ATGGAAAACATAGACACAAAAAAATATCGAGAATTATTAACAAAAGAATTAGCAGTTGTCGAGAAAGAATTAAATACCATAGGCCGAAAAAATCCTTCGAACCCGGCTGACTGGGAAGCGATGCCTGACAAAATGGACACGCTTGCATCCGACTCAAATGACGTCGCTGACAGTATCGAATCCTACGAAGAAAACACAGGAATTTTGAAACAACTAGAAATTCGTTTTAATGAAATCAAGCGCGCACTAGAAAGAATCGAAGCTGGAACATACGGAACTTGTGAAGTGAGTGGGGAACCGATTGAAATCAAAAGACTTGATGCCAATCCGGCGGCGACTACCTGCTTGAAGCACATCAAATAA
- a CDS encoding peptidoglycan-binding domain-containing protein → MKTLGDNHSVQKSDNPFQKTRVQTAGVFFLMILVSSIFPISTFAANISSSPCPYVWKENLKLGSSNTDVLKLQQFLNRNPETAVALTGSGSVGKEGTYFGALTKQAVIKFQEKYSADILTPNGLSKGTGAVAAATRSKLNALCTGQVAGAFTSVDSSKTATTIAVETNILTVTAPAQPANTIAPANAGGVPFTNFTLTAGSEDVTVNNVTVERTGPGEDGVFYSIALNDADGNQIGMARSLNSNHKVVLGDPFVVPAHTSQTFTITGNMESDLTNYEGQAPILQIDAINTSVKVVGSLPVRGTSQNVNTTLVIGTAYTSLSSFDPTVATTRYINDTNVRFSGIRITADSQEDLSLSSIGWENSGTSGSNDVDHVVTVVHETSYPTEIDGRMFTSVFDPPIVIPKGQSLELYVQGNIKPSAVNRTIKFDIHTTDDIALLGNSFGFYVSILPEGNTGASGNSVFITSDGSPDGDSGSPFFSASPVSVSGGTFTGVGKATSN, encoded by the coding sequence ATGAAAACACTCGGCGACAATCACAGTGTTCAGAAGAGCGACAACCCATTTCAAAAAACTCGGGTACAAACGGCTGGCGTCTTTTTTCTGATGATTCTCGTTTCTAGCATTTTTCCAATCTCCACTTTTGCAGCAAATATTTCAAGTTCGCCCTGCCCATACGTTTGGAAGGAAAATTTAAAATTGGGAAGTTCCAACACTGACGTTCTAAAACTCCAGCAATTTCTAAATCGTAATCCAGAAACAGCCGTCGCGCTCACGGGCAGTGGCTCAGTCGGCAAAGAGGGGACATATTTCGGAGCGCTGACCAAACAAGCCGTCATAAAATTTCAAGAAAAATATTCAGCGGATATTTTGACACCCAACGGTCTCTCGAAAGGTACCGGCGCAGTAGCCGCGGCGACTCGCTCTAAACTCAATGCACTTTGCACAGGACAAGTAGCGGGAGCTTTCACTTCTGTGGATTCTTCTAAGACGGCCACAACGATAGCTGTCGAAACAAATATTTTAACCGTCACTGCACCAGCTCAACCTGCTAACACCATCGCGCCAGCAAACGCCGGCGGTGTGCCATTTACCAATTTTACTCTGACCGCAGGCAGTGAAGACGTGACAGTCAATAACGTGACAGTAGAGCGCACAGGACCTGGCGAAGACGGTGTGTTCTATTCAATTGCACTCAATGATGCAGACGGCAATCAAATTGGAATGGCAAGAAGCTTGAATTCAAATCACAAAGTTGTCTTGGGCGACCCGTTTGTTGTTCCTGCTCACACCTCACAAACCTTTACCATAACGGGAAACATGGAAAGTGACCTTACCAATTACGAAGGTCAGGCACCGATATTGCAAATTGATGCCATCAACACCTCGGTAAAAGTCGTAGGCTCTCTTCCAGTCAGGGGCACTAGTCAAAACGTAAACACTACGCTGGTCATTGGCACAGCCTACACCTCGCTATCTTCTTTTGATCCTACAGTGGCGACTACCCGCTACATCAATGATACCAATGTCCGCTTTTCTGGAATTCGGATCACGGCAGATTCACAAGAAGATCTCAGTCTCTCATCGATCGGTTGGGAAAATTCAGGTACCTCTGGAAGCAACGATGTCGATCATGTCGTGACAGTCGTACATGAAACTTCGTACCCAACGGAAATAGATGGTAGGATGTTCACATCGGTTTTTGATCCGCCAATCGTTATTCCAAAAGGTCAGTCGCTCGAGCTCTACGTGCAAGGAAATATCAAACCAAGCGCGGTCAATCGGACTATTAAATTTGATATTCACACGACAGATGATATCGCTCTTTTGGGAAATAGTTTCGGTTTTTATGTTTCAATTCTTCCTGAAGGCAATACGGGTGCTTCAGGTAATTCTGTCTTTATCACTTCCGACGGCTCACCAGATGGAGATAGCGGCTCGCCGTTTTTCAGCGCCTCTCCGGTGAGTGTAAGCGGGGGTACGTTTACGGGTGTAGGGAAGGCAACGTCAAATTAA
- a CDS encoding YifB family Mg chelatase-like AAA ATPase, producing MSFAKVYSAQTTLLSAQIISVEIDLSKGLHSFSIVGLPDKGVEESRDRVAAAIKNSGFTSPKQKNQKVTISLAPADVKKEGPIFDLAIALAYLAASEEIKLEPEGKIFLGELSLDGKLRKIHGVLPLARKAHDEGFKEIYVPEENAREAALIEGINVFGINNLTQILEHLATDAEPDRVGKSLQPQETTRIAKKSQNYEVDFSDIKGQETAKRGLEIAAAGGHNIAMFGPPGTGKTMLAKAFCHILPPLSFEKILDVTAIHSIAGILKGDMLSEPPIRSPHHTASYVSLVGGGSTPKPGEVTLSHHGVLFLDEFAEFERRAIDALREPLEERVMSVSRARGTVHFPAKFILIAAMNPCPCGNNGSTEKNCICSPIILKRYKDKISGPIIDRIDIWLEVPRISHQTLSNKSGSESTAAVRERVIKAREIQEARFKAHGRAIDTNSDLSARDISKIIDLDESVTKILNTLAERLGLSGRAYHRVIKLARTIADLDGSEKIAENHVLEALQYRPKQLA from the coding sequence ATGTCTTTCGCCAAGGTCTACAGCGCCCAAACAACCCTACTCTCCGCTCAGATCATTTCAGTAGAAATAGATTTATCTAAAGGATTACACTCATTTTCCATAGTCGGCCTCCCCGACAAGGGTGTGGAAGAATCTCGTGATCGTGTTGCCGCCGCCATCAAAAATTCCGGCTTCACTTCTCCCAAACAAAAAAACCAGAAGGTGACAATTTCACTGGCGCCCGCGGATGTGAAAAAAGAAGGGCCGATTTTTGATCTGGCGATAGCTTTGGCCTACCTTGCTGCTTCGGAAGAAATTAAACTGGAACCGGAAGGCAAAATTTTTCTTGGTGAACTGTCTTTGGATGGAAAGTTACGAAAAATTCACGGAGTGTTGCCGCTGGCTCGAAAGGCACATGACGAAGGTTTCAAAGAAATTTATGTACCCGAGGAAAACGCGCGCGAAGCGGCGCTCATCGAAGGAATTAACGTTTTTGGGATCAACAACTTAACGCAAATTCTGGAACACTTGGCAACCGACGCTGAACCAGATCGGGTAGGAAAAAGTTTGCAGCCTCAGGAAACCACGCGGATTGCGAAAAAATCTCAAAATTACGAAGTTGATTTTTCAGACATCAAGGGCCAGGAAACAGCAAAAAGAGGATTGGAAATTGCCGCGGCAGGAGGACACAACATTGCCATGTTTGGGCCACCAGGCACCGGCAAAACCATGCTCGCCAAGGCCTTTTGTCATATTTTGCCACCACTTTCTTTTGAAAAAATACTTGATGTCACCGCCATTCATTCTATCGCCGGAATTTTAAAAGGCGACATGCTGAGCGAGCCGCCGATCCGTTCACCGCACCACACCGCGTCCTACGTTTCACTGGTTGGTGGTGGATCGACACCAAAACCCGGCGAAGTGACCCTTTCGCATCACGGAGTTTTGTTTCTCGACGAATTTGCGGAATTTGAACGTCGCGCCATAGATGCCCTTCGTGAACCTTTGGAAGAAAGGGTAATGAGCGTTTCTCGAGCGCGCGGTACAGTGCATTTTCCGGCAAAATTTATTTTAATTGCCGCCATGAATCCGTGCCCGTGCGGGAATAATGGCTCAACGGAAAAAAATTGTATCTGCTCTCCGATTATTCTCAAGCGTTACAAAGATAAAATTTCCGGACCGATTATCGACCGGATCGATATTTGGCTTGAAGTTCCTAGAATTTCTCACCAGACTCTTTCGAATAAATCCGGCTCTGAAAGTACAGCGGCAGTCAGAGAAAGGGTCATTAAAGCTAGAGAAATCCAAGAAGCGCGGTTCAAGGCACATGGCCGAGCCATCGATACCAATAGCGACCTTTCGGCGCGAGACATCTCAAAAATCATTGATCTTGATGAGAGTGTCACAAAAATATTAAACACTTTGGCTGAGCGACTCGGTCTTTCTGGACGAGCCTACCATCGCGTCATTAAACTAGCTCGAACTATCGCCGATCTCGACGGCTCCGAAAAAATAGCTGAGAATCACGTACTTGAAGCGCTCCAATATCGCCCGAAGCAGCTGGCGTAG
- a CDS encoding aldehyde dehydrogenase family protein, giving the protein MTEQLHEVLKNKKTPPSLSRKFVKYEPLNFARIERQSKRLADYIEDHFEDLAQILLEYESYEVVEDETSRVLDLLRNLKENKKYFVLRVGEVAAFLPRNQPLYALMCFVVVPSFMASAVHFRIPHSMRHFFPKLLRFLNLQGLFPNIIVSDKQRSDFLRERSALRVNPNTKENIPVTDVVIFTGTPSHADQLRSIFDKRTLFISNGAGHNPLIVTESANLSKAVEAVLVLQLYNQGQDCAAPNSILVHKDVLAAFLNILRNRLQSVKVGRYSDRSCRIGPISDPQDLVRIENFLIEQRAWIDKSTPGTIRSREAILEPTIICKPLREGGNFNEIFAPVIFVQEYESDPELACYFEDSQYAQNAMYISVYGKSEYIENLIGRSIEGKVLHDKKSVLHNTHLHAHGQERGTKPYGGYGSGASSLSINERTFSKPTLPQRDIYEWIVKPFFNDKSFKDNKSSLGHFTEVHQKNVDKLLRLKVSTPTQTQKATTGITYIDLEAYKVNTKDLRYVEADPEKMYYLLEKPNLEYIAKLNLKDIDMIRALRTKLLNKSLTTFEKFHNELYGLSVELTTSTTSNRIYQRVFFQHVYELLLGKKFGPRLSLFLWQTNSKKILELLDI; this is encoded by the coding sequence ATGACAGAGCAGTTACACGAGGTTTTAAAAAATAAAAAAACTCCCCCCTCTTTATCCAGAAAGTTTGTAAAATACGAGCCTCTTAATTTTGCAAGAATTGAACGCCAGTCTAAACGTTTGGCAGATTACATCGAGGATCATTTTGAGGATCTAGCTCAAATATTATTGGAGTATGAAAGTTATGAGGTCGTTGAGGATGAAACTTCGCGTGTACTAGATTTATTACGAAATCTGAAAGAGAATAAAAAATATTTTGTTTTGCGTGTTGGTGAAGTTGCCGCGTTTTTACCCAGAAATCAACCTTTATATGCTCTTATGTGCTTTGTTGTTGTACCCTCATTTATGGCAAGTGCGGTACATTTTCGAATCCCTCACAGCATGCGGCATTTTTTCCCTAAACTGCTTAGGTTCCTTAATCTACAGGGATTATTTCCGAACATAATTGTTTCCGACAAACAGCGTTCAGACTTTTTACGTGAACGATCTGCTTTACGTGTAAATCCAAACACCAAAGAAAACATACCGGTTACTGATGTTGTAATTTTTACTGGCACACCTTCCCACGCAGATCAGTTACGATCAATTTTCGACAAGCGAACCTTGTTTATTTCAAATGGTGCAGGCCATAACCCCTTAATAGTTACCGAAAGTGCTAATCTTTCGAAGGCGGTTGAGGCGGTTCTTGTCCTTCAACTTTACAATCAAGGACAAGACTGTGCTGCCCCCAACTCTATCCTTGTACATAAAGATGTATTGGCTGCTTTTCTCAACATACTTCGAAACAGACTCCAGTCAGTAAAAGTTGGTAGATACAGTGATAGATCCTGTAGAATTGGACCGATAAGTGACCCGCAAGATTTAGTTAGAATAGAAAATTTTCTTATTGAGCAACGGGCGTGGATTGATAAGTCAACACCTGGAACCATTCGCTCCCGTGAAGCTATTTTAGAACCTACCATTATTTGCAAGCCACTCAGAGAAGGGGGAAACTTCAATGAAATTTTTGCACCCGTAATTTTTGTACAAGAGTATGAGAGTGACCCTGAGCTGGCTTGTTATTTTGAAGATTCACAGTATGCGCAAAACGCAATGTATATTTCCGTGTATGGAAAAAGCGAGTATATAGAAAATTTAATTGGCCGTTCCATTGAAGGGAAAGTTCTTCATGATAAAAAGTCTGTTCTTCATAACACTCACTTACATGCACATGGACAAGAGCGGGGAACAAAACCGTACGGAGGATATGGATCAGGTGCTTCAAGTCTTAGCATAAACGAACGAACTTTTTCCAAACCAACACTTCCACAAAGAGATATCTATGAATGGATTGTTAAACCATTTTTTAATGACAAGTCCTTTAAAGACAACAAATCTAGTTTGGGTCACTTTACTGAAGTGCATCAAAAAAATGTCGACAAATTACTAAGATTGAAAGTCTCAACACCGACGCAAACTCAAAAAGCCACAACAGGTATAACGTACATAGATCTGGAGGCGTATAAGGTGAATACTAAAGATTTAAGATATGTTGAAGCTGATCCTGAAAAAATGTATTACTTGCTCGAAAAACCAAACTTAGAGTATATTGCGAAGCTAAACCTAAAGGATATTGACATGATACGAGCCTTGCGAACAAAACTTCTTAATAAATCCCTAACAACTTTCGAAAAATTCCACAACGAACTTTATGGACTATCGGTAGAACTAACCACTTCAACCACCAGTAATCGAATTTACCAACGCGTTTTTTTTCAACATGTTTACGAGCTTTTATTGGGTAAAAAATTTGGACCTCGACTCTCTCTGTTTCTCTGGCAGACAAACTCGAAAAAAATACTCGAGCTACTTGATATTTAA
- a CDS encoding ATP-binding protein has translation MTLTTLGSFVCNLQQTAFLGNFFVLAGPAFLYYSYVPIVFIATFLGFYVFLNGQRSIQSRTLLSLTVFFVLWILNILVQWISPYHTIMMLAWQLTAVFEVGFFLMALYFSYTFFNKKDLPFSGKFLLFILSLITIILVPTKFNIPLYNIIDCEGITGPLWNVIYALEPAAIVLIIYMGFDAYRKTQESLFKRQIIFLSSGLAIFLTSFFLSNLLGEITKIYEFNLWGTPGMLLFLGLLAYMIVQFETFNAKLLGAQALVAGLLALIASILFVPTEYVRVITSITLIPAFIFGTILIRGVKREAEQREQLKDLNTNLEKKVSAQTLTIRHALEVEKKAHGELEKLDQNKSDFIIITQHHLRTPLAQIHWYTDSILNGLYGNISGEFAGVIANIGKSSEKLIKTLNNFLDISQLKIGTQILSLEPTNLKEILEELLQEMSPEIIKRKISVNFREHDPWPTVSVDPARMRDSLSIILDNAIKYNIDGGTIDISTSEKKSQLQLEISNTGILLTKEDRSRIFKESFFRSKEAKKVNPLGMGVGLLVAKTIVQAHRGTISVESNGEGGMKVRVGARRG, from the coding sequence ATGACTTTAACCACACTGGGTTCTTTTGTTTGTAATCTGCAACAAACAGCTTTTCTTGGAAATTTTTTTGTACTAGCGGGACCGGCTTTTTTATACTATTCCTATGTGCCGATTGTTTTTATTGCGACATTTCTGGGATTTTACGTTTTTCTAAATGGTCAGCGGTCTATACAAAGCAGAACACTTCTCAGCCTTACGGTATTTTTTGTTCTTTGGATTTTAAATATTTTAGTTCAATGGATTTCGCCCTACCATACGATCATGATGCTTGCGTGGCAACTTACAGCAGTTTTTGAAGTTGGATTTTTTCTTATGGCGTTATACTTTTCATATACCTTTTTTAACAAAAAGGATCTTCCGTTTTCTGGAAAATTTTTATTATTTATTTTGAGTTTGATTACAATTATTTTAGTTCCTACAAAATTCAATATACCGCTATATAACATCATTGATTGCGAGGGTATTACTGGACCATTGTGGAATGTTATATATGCACTGGAGCCGGCAGCCATTGTTCTCATAATATATATGGGTTTTGATGCATATCGCAAAACGCAAGAATCACTATTCAAAAGGCAAATTATCTTTCTTTCTTCGGGACTGGCAATTTTCTTAACGTCATTTTTTCTTTCAAATCTCTTGGGTGAGATAACAAAAATTTATGAATTCAACCTTTGGGGCACACCGGGAATGCTTTTATTTTTAGGACTTTTGGCGTACATGATAGTCCAATTCGAAACCTTTAACGCCAAACTTCTCGGAGCCCAAGCTCTTGTTGCAGGTCTTTTGGCCCTTATTGCCTCAATTCTTTTTGTACCAACAGAATACGTTAGGGTCATTACCTCTATTACCCTTATCCCCGCTTTCATTTTTGGAACAATTCTAATTCGAGGTGTTAAGCGCGAAGCAGAGCAACGCGAACAACTCAAAGACCTGAATACTAATTTGGAGAAAAAAGTCTCCGCCCAAACCCTCACCATTCGGCATGCGTTGGAAGTCGAGAAAAAAGCCCATGGGGAGCTGGAAAAACTCGATCAAAACAAAAGCGATTTTATTATCATCACCCAACACCATCTTCGCACTCCGCTAGCCCAAATTCATTGGTACACCGATTCAATCCTCAACGGACTCTACGGCAACATCTCAGGAGAATTCGCTGGTGTCATTGCCAACATTGGCAAAAGTTCTGAGAAATTGATCAAAACTCTCAACAATTTCCTCGATATTTCGCAATTAAAAATTGGCACTCAAATCCTTTCTCTGGAACCCACGAATCTCAAAGAGATTTTGGAAGAATTACTACAGGAAATGTCCCCTGAAATCATAAAGCGTAAAATCAGCGTTAACTTTAGAGAACACGATCCTTGGCCAACCGTTTCAGTTGATCCTGCCCGAATGAGAGACTCCCTTTCTATTATTCTCGACAACGCCATCAAGTACAATATCGATGGCGGAACTATCGACATTTCAACCAGCGAAAAGAAATCTCAATTGCAGTTGGAAATCAGTAACACCGGTATACTGCTGACCAAAGAAGACCGCTCCAGAATCTTCAAGGAAAGCTTCTTCCGTTCAAAAGAAGCTAAAAAAGTTAATCCGCTCGGCATGGGCGTTGGACTTCTCGTTGCCAAAACTATTGTGCAGGCACATCGAGGAACAATTTCAGTTGAGAGTAATGGAGAAGGGGGAATGAAAGTAAGGGTGGGAGCGAGAAGGGGATAA